CCAACTTAAAAAGATGCTAATGTGTGTATTTTGTTTCCTGGTTCAGGACGATGCAAAGAAGCACGACAGAGGTGCCAAGAATCGCTACACAGTATGAGTTGTACAGACGGTTTATTCTTGTGGAGCTATGAAAACCATTTCATAACACACCAATAGCCTAGAGATGCCAACGTAGAACAATTTCTGTTTAACTGTTTGTTCATCTGATGGATGCCAATGCCATCTAGTTTTAGCTACAATGATTTTGAAGTCCGCTTTTCTTCTTTCATTAGATTTACTTGTATCCAAATTATAATTTCCAATCATAGTACTATTTGTAAGGCTTTGCACAAATGAATGTTCAACCTATGAAGCTATGAACAGATGATACAAGGTTACGGTTTCAGGCACCAAATGTAGTTTTAAAAACTCATtacattttgtttgtttgttagaAGAGCTCTGGTATGTACGGCGCAACAATTAATTAAGTTCAACTAATACATAAACAGATACAAATTTAAGTACTCTTGTACGACGCAACAATTAATTAAGTTCAACTAATACATAAACAGATACAAATTTAAGTACTCTTGTACGACTTCGCCTTATAAATACTTAAACTGAACATTCATAACCTACAAAAATACCATCATTTACAATGTCTCGCTGGAAAAACCTATTAACAAAAGAACAATACAaactccactcttctttttttcttttttctttttttttttctttttccttttctaaaTCCAAAGCTATTTAGAATATCTCTCCTTCCTCTTCATCCCCGTTTAATACATCATCCACATCCTCAATATCATCATCTTTTATATAGAGACCCAACCTCTCCAGTGGACTCCCAAATTGAGTTCCTTGGATCTCTCGCTTGGCCATTTCAGCCCCTTTACGCCTAAAACTGAAACCATAGGATAGAGTACATCCACTAATCTTCTCAAGTTCTTTTACAATATCCAGATTCAGCACGATATCAGCAGTTTTCTCCATCTGAAAACACCAACATCTCAACATTAGGCTGAGATTCTATGTAAAAACAGCATACGATAAATTTTCCAACAACTAAAAAACTCTAACCTTCTGCAAAGCAATTCTAGCAGCCTCCCTTTCTTTCTCCCTTTGTTTTTTCAACTCAAGTTCTTCCCTCTTCCGAGAGGCAGCTTCTGCTTCTCTGATTCGGGCTTCAATCCATGCCTTCTCTGCATTACCTCAGATTATCATGATTTGCTCAAGCCATCAATATAAAACATTGCAGGACACAAGATCATGAAAGAGGGATTAAATTGGACAGGCAGCAACAAATGTACAGAAACTTCATCCATGCCTACTAGCAAGAGGGAgacgataaaaaaaaatgaaaaagggaCATTCAATTTATACGCTAAATTACATTACCTTCACGCTGCCTCTTTTCCAATCTTTCCTTCTCTTGCTGCAGCTTTACTGGATCAGCCTTGTCACCCTAATAACAATCATGAAAATCCACAATTTAAAATGGAAACCAATAATATTCTCAGCTGAGTGAGGAAATAGAATAGTCATTACTTGATCAAGAAGTGTCTTATGCTGCGCTTTCAAGATGGTATCTGCAAAGCGACGCTTTAACATGGCAGCACGGAGAGCCTTTGTTGGGGACAATTGTACATCAAAAATCGGAGGTTTCCATCCTAACCACAACAAAAGGAAAACATTGGGCGACAATATAATTTAAAGAAAATTAAGATAACGATTAAACTGACGAAAAGATAAACTAACCTTCACCTGAAGTGGCATCTGTTGCAGGAGTCATAAGCTGAGAGCTCGGGCACATATATTCATCATCCAAACCACTTACAGCCCCTTCAAATATAGATCCCATAATCGTCCAATTATCAGGTCATCCAAAACTTGGTATTGGAACATCAGAAGATATATAATTTAAGATTTGCTCACCATCAGAATCTGGATCTGACTTGCTCATCTGTGATGTTGACATGCTTTTTCCCCGAACAGCCTACATTTGTATCAATCACAACAAATCGTCAATTCGTCAGCATTTCATGTCAAGGAACATTCAACAATATTTTTGCCCGAGGAAAATGGATAATAAAATACCAGTTTTGAGGTATCCGTGCTACACGTGTGATCTCTTCCTGAAGATCTCTCACACGTGATACCTAAACCAGTACATGAACATATAAGCAAGGTAACTACAAAAAGTGCTGAAATACAAGAGTAAAACCTAGAAATAGATGACTAATAACCTGAAGTAGCATTGGCTGAATCACTGTGAAGGCTGCATCGACAGGCACTCCTCCCACATTTACCACATTTATCAGCAACTATACTAAGTGATGGGTTGACATTGGCAGGGGCACATGTTTGTCTTCCATCACTATCAGTGCCTATAAGACACATTGCCAGTTAGCTCCAATAAAGAGCCACATAAAGCAGAAACTATATTCTGCCACTTCATACCTTTTTGAGAATTATGCTCCACTGCCTTTTTTATGCAGTTCTCAATTGGTTTAGAAAGCTTCACCTATTTAAAAACGAAGATTAGTGATATATGAGAGCAACATTACACACATAGCATATCAGCATAAGTATATATGCTAATCACTGTTATTAGAATCTTACAATTATCTATTCAAACAATTCGATTCAATTCAGCTCTATGTCGAGCCGAATCTAAATTATAACAGAAGCTTACGATTCGCGCACGTGACTTCGGCGCATAGTGCACCAGGCGCCAGCCTTAGAACCTTGACATCCCTAATGCAGGCGAAACCGACGTGCCTTGGTGAGTTAGGGGcaattttagggttttttacaGTTAGCATATATTATACAACTGTAATACGAACTGAGGGTTCCAAATAAGCAAAAGAAACTAATattagaagaggaagagattaTACACTAAacgttttaattaattagaagaggaagagacagTCTTATTAGAAGAGAAAGAAGCATAGTACAACATAAACACAGAAGTTGAATTCAAACAGAAGAAACTGATTTTGTTGATTAGGATAGAGAGGATCAGTTTCATGATCAAGAGTTTAATGATGCTTTAGATGAGTGCGATAGCAATGATGAGTGATGAAGTTGGAGTGTTTTGATGAGTAGAGCTTacaattttgaattcaactttagctttctaatatggggttt
The sequence above is drawn from the Euphorbia lathyris chromosome 6, ddEupLath1.1, whole genome shotgun sequence genome and encodes:
- the LOC136233524 gene encoding transcription factor GTE12 isoform X3, which gives rise to MIAAEPVVAKKLRIKFSSQIIEAAPARKICKTACSVSENSYNGQNVKHNCTVQVSNRRSPSGMEELQPMKKQKMMEELQSMKKQKMDRGVMQQCFSLVKSLITHPSGWVFREPVDPVALNIPDYFSIISKPMDLGTISSKLERSLYCGTDEFAADVRLTFSNAMLYNPPTNYVHTIAVTLKRIFETKWKSLEEKWNREASKSVGGKFSRVKIKETSDTSQNSPDTPPLKNIGLSKKTKSSEDKAVRSSSNVRAAEVKLSKPIENCIKKAVEHNSQKGTDSDGRQTCAPANVNPSLSIVADKCGKCGRSACRCSLHSDSANATSGITCERSSGRDHTCSTDTSKLAVRGKSMSTSQMSKSDPDSDGAVSGLDDEYMCPSSQLMTPATDATSGEGWKPPIFDVQLSPTKALRAAMLKRRFADTILKAQHKTLLDQGDKADPVKLQQEKERLEKRQREEKAWIEARIREAEAASRKREELELKKQREKEREAARIALQKMEKTADIVLNLDIVKELEKISGCTLSYGFSFRRKGAEMAKREIQGTQFGSPLERLGLYIKDDDIEDVDDVLNGDEEEGEIF
- the LOC136233524 gene encoding transcription factor GTE12 isoform X1 yields the protein MSSMIAAEPVVAKKLRIKFSSQIIEAAPARKICKTACSVSENSYNGQNVKHNCTVQVSNRRSPSGMEELQPMKKQKMMEELQSMKKQKMDRGVMQQCFSLVKSLITHPSGWVFREPVDPVALNIPDYFSIISKPMDLGTISSKLERSLYCGTDEFAADVRLTFSNAMLYNPPTNYVHTIAVTLKRIFETKWKSLEEKWNREASKSVGGKFSRVKIKETSDTSQNSPDTPPLKNIGLSKKTKSSEDKAVRSSSNVRAAEVKLSKPIENCIKKAVEHNSQKGTDSDGRQTCAPANVNPSLSIVADKCGKCGRSACRCSLHSDSANATSGITCERSSGRDHTCSTDTSKLAVRGKSMSTSQMSKSDPDSDGAVSGLDDEYMCPSSQLMTPATDATSGEGWKPPIFDVQLSPTKALRAAMLKRRFADTILKAQHKTLLDQGDKADPVKLQQEKERLEKRQREEKAWIEARIREAEAASRKREELELKKQREKEREAARIALQKMEKTADIVLNLDIVKELEKISGCTLSYGFSFRRKGAEMAKREIQGTQFGSPLERLGLYIKDDDIEDVDDVLNGDEEEGEIF
- the LOC136233524 gene encoding transcription factor GTE12 isoform X2: MSSMIAAEPVVAKKLRIKFSSQIIEAAPARKICKTACSVSENSYNGQNVKHNCTVQVSNRRSPSGMEELQPMKKQKMMEELQSMKKQKMDRGVMQQCFSLVKSLITHPSGWVFREPVDPVALNIPDYFSIISKPMDLGTISSKLERSLYCGTDEFAADVRLTFSNAMLYNPPTNYVHTIAVTLKRIFETKWKSLEEKWNREASKSVGGKFSRVKIKETSDTSQNSPDTPPLKNIGLSKKTKSSEDKAVRSSSNVRAAEVKLSKPIENCIKKAVEHNSQKGTDSDGRQTCAPANVNPSLSIVADKCGKCGRSACRCSLHSDSANATSGITCERSSGRDHTCSTDTSKLAVRGKSMSTSQMSKSDPDSDGAVSGLDDEYMCPSSQLMTPATDATSGWKPPIFDVQLSPTKALRAAMLKRRFADTILKAQHKTLLDQGDKADPVKLQQEKERLEKRQREEKAWIEARIREAEAASRKREELELKKQREKEREAARIALQKMEKTADIVLNLDIVKELEKISGCTLSYGFSFRRKGAEMAKREIQGTQFGSPLERLGLYIKDDDIEDVDDVLNGDEEEGEIF